From a single Cytophagales bacterium WSM2-2 genomic region:
- a CDS encoding ABC transporter permease, whose product MNKLLPPKRALQFLRWFCREDYVEEIEGDLTEIFEKEYESSTRHAQWKFAWSVIKYFRPQFLKPFRNYYQPTSFGMYKNYFVIAWRNLLKKKGYSAINIFGLALGIACCLLITMYVNYERSFDNYHTKGDRIYRVIHGWADDKNSKGKSTESYWVWGNAPIGQTLHDNFPEIDKVVQFSGRADILLSLGEKSYQEEGVFFMDSTVFDVFTWKMLKGDPKTALSAPFSIVLTESTAKKYFGNEDPLGKSLKGTDSPGRANAGEYLVTGVMEDVPENSHFRFNALLSMSTFRKSRPDIFSAWGYVDFYTYFLAKDHFDRAKFEKKAPGIIAKQINDPENKSTIVIEPLKDMYLGTVCQRQPGETGSIANIYIFSIIGVFVLAIAIINFMNLSTARSMERGKEVGIRKSIGAERGNLVSQFLGESFIIVSVSMLFAVVIAMLTLPGMNNITGRVLDFTHYVTLLNVAMVLASTIVIGVIAGSYPAFVLSSYRPATVLKGMSKSGKSGVTLRRALVILQFSLSISLIAGTMIVSFQMNNIVNKDLGFDKERMLILDYNYDGTVNRKREVLKTELEANPNISSVAFSRSVPGSYFPNAYTEIITSDGAMKGMSQPIFQVGMDFINHYGLKLAAGRSYSRDHPSDTIGGIVINEAAAKQYGYANPADIVGKKYKQWGREGEVIGVVKDFNYISLHRNIEPLTLPLEPFACRYISLKVKSADIPATIEEVHKIWTKLAPHRPFLYSFLDEDFNRQYQKDFNFKTLFSTFSSLAIFIACLGLLGLATYTTEIRTKEIGIRKVLGANVSSIVTLLSKDFILLVIIAMLVATPVAWYSMDRWLQGFAYRVEIHFWIFILSGFLAIAIAALTISLQVIKAAGGNPVNSLRSE is encoded by the coding sequence ACAGTTCCTGAAACCGTTTCGAAATTATTATCAACCTACTTCTTTCGGTATGTATAAAAACTATTTCGTCATCGCCTGGAGAAACCTTCTCAAGAAGAAAGGATACTCCGCCATCAACATCTTCGGACTTGCACTCGGTATCGCGTGCTGCCTGCTGATCACCATGTATGTCAACTACGAACGCTCCTTCGACAACTACCACACCAAAGGCGATCGCATTTACCGTGTCATTCACGGATGGGCCGATGACAAAAACTCCAAAGGCAAGTCAACCGAATCATATTGGGTGTGGGGCAACGCACCCATCGGCCAAACACTCCACGACAACTTCCCGGAGATAGACAAAGTCGTTCAGTTCTCCGGCCGCGCAGACATTCTTCTTTCGCTTGGCGAGAAGTCTTACCAGGAGGAAGGCGTCTTCTTCATGGACTCTACCGTGTTTGATGTGTTCACCTGGAAAATGTTGAAGGGAGACCCTAAGACAGCTTTGTCGGCACCATTTAGTATCGTGCTCACCGAGTCTACCGCAAAGAAATATTTCGGCAATGAAGACCCGCTCGGTAAATCGTTGAAGGGAACTGATTCTCCAGGCAGGGCAAATGCCGGTGAATACCTCGTGACTGGTGTGATGGAAGACGTTCCCGAGAATTCGCACTTCCGGTTCAATGCTTTACTATCAATGAGTACGTTCAGAAAGTCCCGCCCTGATATTTTTAGCGCTTGGGGATATGTAGACTTCTACACTTACTTCCTGGCTAAAGACCATTTTGACCGCGCGAAGTTTGAAAAGAAAGCGCCAGGGATCATTGCGAAACAAATCAACGATCCGGAGAACAAGTCGACTATTGTTATTGAGCCATTGAAAGACATGTACCTGGGAACGGTGTGTCAGCGGCAACCGGGAGAGACGGGCAGCATAGCTAACATCTACATCTTCTCGATCATCGGTGTGTTTGTGTTGGCCATCGCCATCATCAACTTTATGAACCTCTCCACGGCTCGCTCTATGGAGCGCGGGAAGGAAGTCGGCATTCGCAAGTCTATTGGTGCGGAGCGCGGGAATCTTGTTTCGCAATTCCTCGGTGAGTCTTTTATCATTGTCAGCGTGTCGATGCTCTTCGCTGTCGTTATCGCCATGCTCACCTTACCGGGAATGAACAATATTACTGGGAGAGTTTTAGATTTTACTCATTATGTCACACTGCTGAACGTAGCGATGGTCCTTGCTTCTACTATTGTGATCGGTGTTATCGCAGGCTCGTACCCGGCATTCGTATTGTCGTCTTACCGTCCTGCCACTGTACTGAAAGGGATGAGTAAATCTGGCAAGAGCGGTGTTACACTCAGGCGTGCGTTGGTGATCCTTCAGTTCAGCCTTTCCATTTCGCTTATTGCAGGCACTATGATCGTGTCTTTCCAGATGAACAACATCGTTAATAAAGATTTGGGCTTCGATAAAGAGCGTATGCTCATCCTCGATTACAATTATGATGGAACTGTCAACCGGAAGCGTGAAGTTCTGAAAACAGAACTTGAAGCGAATCCGAATATTTCGTCAGTTGCTTTCTCGCGGAGTGTACCGGGGAGTTATTTTCCGAACGCGTACACCGAGATCATCACCTCGGATGGTGCGATGAAGGGAATGTCGCAGCCCATCTTCCAGGTGGGAATGGATTTTATTAATCACTATGGCTTGAAGTTGGCAGCCGGCCGCTCATATTCGAGAGATCATCCTTCGGATACGATCGGTGGAATTGTGATCAATGAAGCTGCCGCGAAACAATACGGTTACGCCAACCCCGCAGACATTGTCGGCAAGAAATACAAGCAATGGGGCAGAGAAGGAGAAGTGATCGGTGTCGTGAAAGATTTCAATTACATCTCGCTGCACCGCAACATTGAACCGTTGACGCTCCCGCTAGAACCTTTTGCGTGCCGCTATATTTCATTAAAAGTAAAATCGGCAGACATCCCCGCGACTATCGAGGAGGTGCACAAGATCTGGACGAAGTTGGCGCCTCACAGGCCGTTTCTCTACAGCTTTCTTGACGAAGATTTCAATCGTCAGTATCAAAAGGATTTCAATTTCAAAACTTTGTTCTCCACGTTCTCCTCACTGGCTATATTCATTGCCTGCCTTGGCCTACTCGGACTCGCAACCTACACCACGGAGATTCGCACGAAGGAGATCGGCATCCGCAAGGTGCTCGGTGCCAATGTCAGCAGCATTGTAACGCTGCTATCGAAGGATTTTATTTTGCTGGTCATCATAGCCATGCTCGTAGCAACACCAGTGGCCTGGTATAGTATGGATCGCTGGCTGCAGGGCTTTGCGTATCGCGTGGAGATCCACTTCTGGATTTTCATCCTGTCCGGCTTTCTCGCTATTGCCATTGCCGCATTGACGATAAGCCTCCAGGTGATTAAAGCAGCCGGAGGCAATCCTGTGAATTCGCTGAGAAGCGAATAG
- the era gene encoding GTPase Era, translating to MSHKAGFVSIIGRPNVGKSSLMNKLVGENLSIITAKAQTTRHRIMGILNGDDFQIVYSDTPGLLEPKYELHQAMMDYVKVSLEDADVILLIVELEEKFDEKLLAKFQKFQTPIILLINKIDLAKGSQVVDKIEYWKSIIKAEEIIPVSAKTGENLDQVLTSIKKFLPEHPGFYPKDDLTDKSERFFASEIIREKIFLNYDQEIPYSTEVGIESFKEEDSIIRIRATIYVERDSQKGIVIGKAGSSLKKVGTDARMDLEKFFGKKVFLETHVKVSDNWRKQKLRLRQFGYTDN from the coding sequence ATGAGTCACAAAGCGGGTTTCGTAAGCATTATAGGTAGGCCTAATGTGGGCAAGAGCAGCCTGATGAATAAGCTGGTTGGAGAGAATTTGTCGATCATCACGGCTAAAGCACAAACAACCCGGCATCGCATTATGGGTATTTTGAATGGCGATGATTTTCAAATCGTCTATTCTGATACGCCTGGGCTATTGGAGCCGAAGTACGAACTTCACCAGGCGATGATGGACTATGTAAAAGTATCGCTGGAGGATGCCGATGTGATTTTATTGATCGTGGAGCTGGAAGAGAAGTTCGATGAAAAGCTTTTGGCAAAATTCCAGAAGTTTCAAACACCAATCATTTTACTCATTAATAAAATTGATTTAGCCAAGGGCTCGCAGGTCGTTGATAAGATCGAATACTGGAAGAGTATAATTAAGGCTGAAGAAATTATCCCGGTTTCGGCAAAGACAGGCGAAAACCTCGATCAGGTACTTACATCCATTAAAAAATTTCTTCCTGAGCACCCGGGGTTTTATCCCAAAGATGATTTAACTGATAAAAGCGAACGGTTCTTTGCTTCTGAGATCATTCGTGAAAAAATATTTTTAAACTACGACCAGGAGATTCCATATAGTACCGAAGTTGGTATTGAATCCTTCAAGGAAGAGGATTCCATCATCCGCATTCGCGCTACCATTTATGTTGAGCGCGATTCGCAAAAAGGAATTGTCATTGGCAAAGCCGGCAGTTCACTCAAGAAAGTGGGAACGGATGCCCGAATGGATCTGGAGAAATTCTTTGGCAAAAAGGTTTTTCTCGAAACACACGTGAAAGTGTCTGACAACTGGCGTAAGCAGAAGCTTCGTCTCAGGCAATTCGGCTACACCGACAACTAG
- the der gene encoding GTPase Der, translating to MANIVAIVGRPNVGKSTFFNRLVEQRQAIMDDMPGVTRDRHYGYAEWTGKYFTVIDTGGYVTGSDDKFESQIRKQVEMALEECVAVIFMVDCQQGLTGYDKEFANIIRKSKKPVLIAANKADTPQKTVEATEFYELGMGEVYPISAENGSGSGELLDELIKLLPSEGVKDPNEGIPKIAILGRPNVGKSSLLNVLLGTERTIVTDEAGTTRDAIHSHYKMYGKDFILIDTAGIRKKSKVVEDVEFYSVLRSLGALEECDVCIIVIDAERGLESQDVNIISLAQKQGKGIVIMVNKWDLIEKDSKTSEKIKKEMSESIAPISYVPFVFASALTKQRIFQVIEKAVTVCENKSKKVPTSALNDALLPEIAHYPPPAIKGKLIQIKYITQVPAKTPTFVFFCNLPQYIQESYQRFLENRLREKFDFEGTPVRLFFRKK from the coding sequence ATGGCAAACATCGTTGCAATTGTCGGACGGCCTAATGTAGGCAAATCCACTTTCTTTAACCGTCTGGTTGAGCAAAGACAAGCTATCATGGACGATATGCCGGGTGTTACACGCGATCGCCACTATGGTTATGCCGAATGGACGGGCAAATACTTCACCGTGATCGACACCGGAGGTTACGTTACCGGATCGGACGACAAATTTGAATCACAAATCAGGAAGCAGGTAGAGATGGCCCTGGAAGAGTGTGTGGCCGTAATTTTTATGGTTGATTGCCAACAGGGGCTTACCGGTTATGACAAAGAATTTGCTAACATCATTCGAAAGTCTAAAAAGCCGGTGCTCATTGCTGCCAACAAAGCCGATACTCCGCAGAAGACGGTTGAGGCTACTGAATTTTATGAACTGGGAATGGGAGAGGTTTACCCGATCTCAGCAGAGAACGGGTCGGGTTCAGGCGAACTTCTGGATGAACTGATAAAATTACTTCCATCTGAAGGAGTAAAAGACCCCAATGAAGGCATCCCCAAAATTGCCATTCTGGGGAGACCCAATGTTGGCAAGTCTTCCTTGTTGAATGTGCTGTTAGGCACGGAAAGAACTATCGTGACGGATGAAGCAGGAACCACCCGCGATGCAATCCATTCACACTACAAAATGTACGGCAAGGATTTTATCCTCATTGATACGGCCGGCATCCGGAAGAAAAGTAAAGTAGTAGAGGATGTCGAATTCTACTCGGTACTTCGCTCGCTCGGGGCACTGGAAGAATGTGATGTTTGTATTATTGTGATCGATGCGGAGCGCGGGCTGGAGTCGCAGGACGTCAATATCATCAGTCTTGCCCAGAAGCAAGGCAAGGGAATTGTGATCATGGTCAACAAGTGGGATCTGATTGAGAAAGACAGTAAAACGTCAGAGAAGATTAAGAAAGAGATGAGTGAGAGCATTGCCCCGATCAGCTATGTTCCGTTTGTTTTTGCGTCAGCACTTACCAAGCAACGGATCTTTCAGGTGATAGAAAAGGCGGTGACGGTGTGCGAAAACAAAAGCAAGAAAGTGCCTACCTCAGCACTCAATGATGCGCTGCTCCCTGAGATCGCCCATTACCCGCCTCCGGCTATCAAGGGCAAGTTGATCCAGATCAAATACATTACCCAGGTACCAGCCAAGACACCAACCTTTGTTTTCTTCTGCAACTTGCCGCAGTATATTCAGGAGTCTTATCAGCGTTTTTTGGAAAACAGGCTCCGCGAGAAGTTCGATTTTGAAGGAACACCTGTTAGGTTGTTTTTCAGGAAGAAATAA